Proteins found in one Quercus robur chromosome 2, dhQueRobu3.1, whole genome shotgun sequence genomic segment:
- the LOC126715912 gene encoding endochitinase-like codes for MKSYMFILLSLAFLLGSTWAEQCGRQANGAICPNGLCCSQHGWCGTTTEYCGNGCQSQCKPAATTPSKPTPTPSGGGGDVGSLISLSLFNELLKHRNDNGCPSHGFYTYDAFITTARSFGGFGTTGDVNTRKRELAAFLAQTSHETTGGWASAPDGPYAWGYCFIREKKMETNCDNKAPCPPGKQYYGRGPIQLTHNYNYDLVGKAIKVDLINNPDLVATDPMISFKTAIWFWMTPQANKPSSHDVIIGQWTPSPADTSAGRVPGYGVITNIINGGQECGKSSNDKEAYEKVANRIGFYKRYCGILGLDYGNNLDCYNQKPFG; via the exons ATGAAGTCCTACATGTTTATTCTCTTGAGTTTGGCTTTCTTGCTAGGAAGTACCTGGGCAGAACAATGTGGAAGACAAGCTAATGGTGCTATTTGTCCAAATGGGCTATGTTGTAGCCAACATGGATGGTGTGGCACCACAACCGAGTACTGCGGAAATGGTTGCCAAAGCCAATGTAAGCCTGCAGCAACTACACCTTCCAAACCAACCCCAACCcctagtggtggtggtggtgatgttGGCAGCCTCATCAGCCTCTCTCTATTCAATGAACTGCTTAAACATCGCAACGATAACGGCTGCCCCAGTCACGGATTCTATACCTACGATGCTTTCATCACTACTGCTCGATCTTTTGGTGGGTTTGGCACCACTGGTGATGTTAATACTCGTAAAAGGGAGCTTGCTGCTTTCTTGGCTCAAACTTCTCATGAGACTACAG GAGGGTGGGCAAGTGCACCAGATGGTCCATATGCATGGGGATATTGCTTTATAAGGGAGAAAAAAATGGAAACTAATTGTGATAACAAAGCGCCATGCCCTCCTGGCAAACAATATTATGGAAGAGGACCCATCCAACTCACTCA CAATTACAACTATGATTTAGTTGGTAAAGCCATCAAGGTGGACCTAATAAACAATCCAGATCTTGTAGCCACAGACCCAATGATCTCATTCAAGACAGCTATATGGTTTTGGATGACTCCACAGGCCAACAAGCCATCAAGCCACGATGTCATCATAGGCCAATGGACACCATCCCCTGCAGATACATCAGCTGGTCGAGTCCCAGGCTATGGTGTCATCACTAATATAATCAATGGTGGTCAAGAATGTGGGAAAAGTTCTAATGATAAGGAGGCTTATGAGAAGGTGGCTAATAGGATAGGGTTCTATAAGAGGTACTGTGGCATTTTGGGACTGGACTATGGAAACAATTTGGATTGCTATAATCAAAAGCCCTTTGGTTAA
- the LOC126715917 gene encoding multiple organellar RNA editing factor 1, mitochondrial gives MALLYSLRLRRTLTSLSTLHRSLPSISASTSTPLLHGPISSTATATTTSSTNLLAKPQPFRSSAIALYSSRSTYNPNSNEEIGPDTILFEGCDYNHWLIVMDFGKENRLSPEEMVRAYEETCAKGLNISVEEAKTKIYACSTTTYVGFQVLMTEEESKKFEALPGVTFVLPDSYIDPANKEYGGDKYINGTIIPRPPPVQYGRQGRPRDRRNNQTTYNQSRPSFDYQAGDGRNRGAPQNYSPQQNYGPPGQAPQQNYGPPRQAPQQNYGPPGQAPQQNYGPPGQAPRQNYGPPGQGERRDPMPMNNMNYAPGGMGSHQSGRGDPMPSQHSNYNQGQGNYHPQERRDFPQGNQSAYVPPGKENFMGENRNYGPPQGGPYGQGAGGYQGQGTEGAYKQGASSGYGQSYPGPGEGQRFSQGEQKNWQGEQRTYAPMGQTGSDQGRY, from the exons ATGGCGTTGTTGTACTCTCTCCGCCTCCGCCGAACCCTAACTTCTCTCTCCACTCTCCACCGCTCTCTCCCCTCAATCTCCGCTTCCACCTCCACTCCTCTCCTCCACGGCCCCATTTCctccaccgccaccgccaccaccacctcctccaCCAATCTCCTCGCTAAACCCCAGCCGTTCAGATCATCGGCCATCGCGCTCTACTCGTCTCGCTCGACCTACAACCCCAACAGCAACGAAGAGATCGGACCCGATACGATACTCTTCGAAGGCTGCGACTACAACCACTGGCTAATTGTCATGGATTTCGGCAAGGAGAATAGGCTCTCGCCTGAGGAAATGGTCCGTGCCTACGAGGAGACCTGTGCCAAAGGTCTCAAtatcag TGTGGAGGAGGCAAAAACGAAAATTTATGCTTGTAGCACAACAACATATGTTGGCTTTCAAGTTTTGATGACAGAAGAGGAGTCTAAAAAATTTGAAG CTTTACCTGGAGTTACCTTTGTATTGCCAGATTCTTACATAGATCCAGCAAACAAGGAGTATGgag GAGATAAATACATTAATGGTACAATTATACCTAGGCCACCACCAGTTCAGTATGGAAGGCAAGGGAGACCGCGTGATCGAAGAAATAACCAAACAACATATAATCAATCAAGACCGTCATTCGACTACCAGGCAGGAGATGGAAGGAACCGTGGCGCTCCACAAAATTATTCACCACAGCAGAATTATGGCCCTCCAGGACAAGCACCACAGCAGAATTATGGCCCACCCAGACAAGCACCACAGCAGAATTACGGCCCTCCAGGACAAGCACCACAGCAGAATTATGGCCCTCCAGGACAAGCACCACGGCAGAATTATGGCCCACCAGGACAAGGAGAAAGAAGAGATCCTATGCCCATGAACAACATGAATTATGCCCCTGGAGGAATGGGCAGTCACCAGTCTGGGAGGGGAGATCCAATGCCTTCACAACACAGCAACTACAACCAAGGGCAGGGAAATTATCATCCCCAAGAACGTAGAGACTTCCCTCAAGGAAATCAGAGTGCTTATGTGCCTCCTGGGAAGGAGAATTTTATGGGAGAGAATAGGAATTATGGTCCTCCACAGGGTGGACCTTATGGGCAAGGAGCAGGTGGATATCAAGGCCAAGGAACAGAGGGAGCTTATAAGCAGGGAGCAAGTTCTGGCTATGGGCAGAGTTACCCAGGGCCTGGAGAAGGTCAAAGGTTCTCACAAGGTGAACAGAAGAACTGGCAAGGAGAGCAAAGGACCTATGCACCAATGGGACAAACGGGAAGTGACCAA GGGCGATATTGA
- the LOC126705586 gene encoding phospholipase D delta-like, whose product MGSDSNNDHKAQCNGVDSSKEPVFMHGELNLWILEAKSLPNMDLTSERMRKCFSVFGPWPALPTTRPGKHPGITSDPYVSVCLAGATVAQTGVIANCENPLWDEHFCVPVAHPVVKLEFHVKDNDILGAELIGVVEISVEKILSGSVINDWFPIIGHYGNCLKPYPELHVSIHFRPIEQISLHKNGVGAGPDYRGVPNSYFPLRKGGSVILYQDAHVPDGMLPEISLDGGKVYKHGKCWEEICQAILEAHHLIYVIGWSIYHRVKLVRESSKQLPAEGVLSLGDLLKYKSQEGVRVIMMIWDDKTSHDKFLLKTEGVMQTHDEETKKFFKHSSVHCVLAPRYASNKLSIFKQQVVGTLFTHHQKCVVLDTQASGNNRKITAFIGGLDLCDGRYDTPEHRLFGDLDTVFKNDFHNPTFPSCVNGPRQPWHDLHCKIEGPAAYDILTNFEQRWRKTKWRDFRLKKVTKWHDDSLIKIDRLSWMVTPSSGPDGDHNVRVSDEKDPENWHVQVFRSIDSGSVKGFPKGVHEAEAQKLVCAKNLKVDKSIHAAYVKAIRSAQHFIYIENQYFIGSSYYWPSYKNAGADNLIPMELALKIASKISANESFAVYIVIPLWPEGVPTSASVQEILFWQGQTMAMMYKIVAQALEKAGLSDHYHPRDYLNFYCLGKREASSSGSSSQRNQETENHSLAAAQKFGRFMIYVHAKGMIVDDEYIIMGSANINQRSLDGSRDTEIAMGAYQPNYTWAGKNSHPHGQVYGYRMSLWAEHLCELEDTFHEPQSIECVRHVNKIATYNWEAFVAEEEKEMKGNLMLYPIQVSRDGNVSSLSGYESFPDVGGKILGAPTNLPDVLTT is encoded by the exons ATGGGTAGTGATAGTAACAATGACCATAAGGCTCAATGCAATGGGGTTGACTCATCTAAAGAACCTGTTTTTATGCATGGTGAATTGAATCTGTGGATTTTAGAAGCTAAATCTCTTCCAAATATGGATTTAACTtcggaaagaatgagaaaatgttTCAGTGTGTTTGGACCTTGGCCTGCACTGCCTACAACTCGTCCTGGCAAGCATCCGGGCATCACTAGTGACCCTTACGTATCTGTTTGCCTAGCAGGGGCTACAGTAGCTCAAACTGGAGTAATTGCAAACTGTGAAAACCCTTTGTGGGATGAGCATTTTTGTGTTCCAGTTGCTCACCCTGTCGTAAAATTGGAGTTTCATGTCAAGGATAATGATATTCTTGGGGCTGAACTTATTGGAGTAGTGGAGATATCTGTGGAGAAAATCCTTTCAGGAAGCGTAATTAATGATTGGTTCCCTATCATTGGTCATTATGGGAACTGTCTGAAACCTTATCCTGAATTGCATGTTTCTATTCATTTTAGGCCAATTGAACAGATTTCCCTACATAAGAATGGTGTTGGTGCTGGGCCAGATTATAGAGGAGTTCCAAATTCATACTTTCCTCTCCGCAAAGGAGGGAGTGTGATTCTTTACCAAGATGCTCATGTACCTGATGGTATGCTACCTGAAATTTCACTTGATGGGGGAAAGGTTTATAAGCATGGTAAATGCTGGGAAGAGATATGCCAAGCAATTTTGGAAGCTCATCACCTCATATATGTTATTGGCTGGTCTATATACCATCGTGTAAAGCTTGTGAGGGAATCATCAAAGCAGTTACCTGCCGAAGGAGTACTTTCCCTTGGGGACCTGTTGAAATACAAGTCACAAGAAGGGGTCCGAGTGATTATGATGATTTGGGATGATAAAACTTCACATGACAAATTTCTGTTAAAGACG GAAGGTGTCATGCAGACCCATGATGAAGAAActaaaaagtttttcaaacacTCTAGTGTCCATTGTGTGCTTGCTCCTCGTTATGCGAGCAATAAGCTTAGTATTTTCAAGCAACAG GTGGTGGGAACCCTTTTCACACATCATCAGAAGTGCGTAGTTCTTGACACTCAAGCTTCTGGAAACAACCGAAAAATAACTGCTTTTATTGGTGGTCTGGATTTGTGTGATGGCAGATATGATACTCCTGAGCACAGGCTTTTCGGTGATCTTGACACTgtctttaaaaatgattttcataATCCTACATTTCCA TCTTGTGTCAATGGCCCAAGGCAACCATGGCATGATTTACATTGTAAAATCGAGGGTCCTGCTGCATATGATATATTGACAAATTTTGAACAAAGATGGAGGAAAACAAAATGGCGCGACTTCAGGCTCAAAAAGGTGACTAAATGGCATGACGATTCTTTAATAAAGATAGACCGGCTCTCATGGATGGTCACTCCCTCTTCTGGTCCTGATGGTGATCATAATGTCCGTGTTAGTGACGAAAAAGATCCTGAGAATTGGCATGTGCAG GTATTCCGATCCATTGATTCAGGGTCTGTGAAGGGATTTCCAAAGGGTGTTCACGAAGCTGAGGCTCAG AAACTTGTCTGTGCAAAGAACTTGAAAGTAGATAAGAGCATCCATGCTGCATATGTGAAAGCAATAAGATCAGCACAGCATTTTATATACATAGAGAACCAGTATTTTATTGGGTCATCGTATTATTGGCCTTCATACAAAAATGCAG GTGCAGACAACTTGATTCCTATGGAATTGGCCTTGAAAATTGCCAGCAAAATCAGTGCAAATGAAAGTTTTGCTGTATATATAGTGATACCATTGTGGCCAGAGGGTGTCCCAACTAGTGCTTCTGTGCAGGAAATTTTATTCTGGCAG GGACAAACAATGGCGATGATGTACAAGATTGTTGCACAGGCCCTTGAAAAAGCAGGCCTTTCTGATCATTATCATCCACGggattatttgaatttttactgTCTTGGTAAGCGTGAAGCTTCATCTTCGGGAAGTTCATCTCAGAGGAATCAAGAAACTGAAAACCATTCATTG GCAGCAGCTCAAAAGTTTGGTCGTTTTATGATTTATGTACATGCTAAAGGTATGATAGTTGATGATGAATATATAATCATGGGATCTGCAAACATTAACCAGAGATCCCTGGATGGTTCAAGGGACACAGAAATTGCTATGGGTGCTTACCAACCAAACTACACATGGGCAGGAAAGAATTCTCATCCACACGGCCAG GTATACGGCTATCGAATGTCTCTATGGGCTGAACACCTTTGCGAACTTGAGGATACCTTTCATGAACCACAAAGCATTGAATGTGTTAGGCATGTCAATAAAATCGCCACATATAATTGGGAAGCATTTGTGGCTGAGGAGGAGAAGGAGATGAAGGGAAATTTAATGTTGTATCCAATTCAGGTCAGCAGAGATGGAAACGTCAGTTCATTGAGTGGTTATGAATCCTTCCCTGATGTTGGTGGTAAAATACTTGGAGCCCCCACCAATCTTCCAGATGTATTAACCACTTAA
- the LOC126715911 gene encoding receptor-like protein 6 produces MGSSSLCIMFMRVLFLVSLSQLIVLTHSSPSIQSLCHDDESSALLQFKNSFSIKRSESSDPLACPKVASWTLEGQNSDCCTWDGVICDEDTGHVIELDLSSGNLYGSINSNSSLFHLVHLQRLNLAFNNFNYSQIPSQVGNLSRLTYLNLSSSMLSGEIPVTLMNLTKLTFLGLSSNNFQGPIPSSIVHLYNLEVLDVYNNNLNGTMELCMFLNMKSLGMLDLSHNELSLLIGETCTNATLPKFYGLDLAACNLIEFPNFLKNQDGLQWLSLAYNNITGHIPEWMWHISKESLRVMDLSFNFLTGFDGQVPIPLPWTNLAILDLSSNQLEGSLPIPPSSTLRYNIPNNKLSGRISQWICNMTSIQMLDLSNNSLSGSLPQCLNKFGDSLLVLNLQKNKLEGSIPQTWAKGTQLRMINFSENKFQNRLPTSLANLMMLEAIDLGVNQFNDSFPYWVGIIGHFFKQTLRGDPTTANTT; encoded by the exons ATGGGGTCTTCCTCTCTTTGCATCATGTTCATGCGTGTGCTTTTCTTAGTTTCTCTGTCCCAGCTTATTGTTCTCACTCATTCTTCTCCTTCTATACAGTCACTATGCCATGATGATGAGAGTTCGGCCTTGCTGCAATTCAAAAACAGTTTCAGCATAAAAAGGTCTGAATCTAGTGACCCATTGGCTTGTCCCAAGGTTGCATCTTGGACACTAGAAGGTCAAAACAGTGATTGTTGCACATGGGATGGTGTTATCTGTGATGAGGACACAGGTCACGTGATTGAACTTGATCTGAGTAGCGGCAATCTTTATGGTTCAATCAATTCCAATAGCAGTCTCTTCCATCTTGTTCATCTTCAAAGACTCAACCTCGCCTTCAACAACTTCAACTACTCTCAAATCCCATCCCAGGTAGGCAATCTTTCAAGACTAACATatctcaatctctcttcttcCATGTTATCTGGTGAAATCCCTGTTACCCTTATGAACCTGACAAAGTTGACTTTTCTGGGGCTTTCGTCCAACAATTTTCAAGGCCCAATTCCAAGCTCAATAGTCCACCTTTACAATCTTGAGGTTCTTGATGTTTATAATAATAACTTGAATGGCACCATGGAACTTTGTATGTTTCTTAATATGAAAAGCCTAGGCATGTTGGATCTTTCTCATAATGAATTGTCATTACTCATTGGTGAAACATGTACCAATGCCACTTTGCCAAAGTTTTATGGGTTAGATTTGGCTGCATGTAACTTGATTGAATTTCCAAATTTCCTAAAAAACCAAGATGGGCTACAGTGGCTAAGCCTAGCTTACAACAACATTACTGGCCATATACCTGAGTGGATGTGGCACATAAGTAAAGAAAGTTTAAGGGTTATGGatctttctttcaattttctcacAGGCTTTGATGGTCAAGTTCCAATTCCTCTTCCATGGACTAATCTAGCCATTCTAGACCTTAGCTCTAACCAGCTCGAAGGGTCACTTCCTATTCCACCATCCTCCACTTTGCGCTATAATATTCCAAACAATAAGTTGAGTGGAAGAATTTCACAATGGATTTGCAACATGACTTCTATTCAGATGCTTGATTTGTCTAATAACAGCTTAAGTGGTTCACTTCCTCAATGTTTGAACAAGTTTGGTGATTCTTTATTAGTGCTTAATCTACAAAAGAACAAACTTGAGGGAAGCATTCCACAAACTTGGGCAAAGGGAACCCAATTGCGAATGATAAATTTTAGTGAAAACAAATTCCAAAACCGGTTACCAACATCATTGGCCAATTTAATGATGCTAGAGGCTATTGATCTTGGTGTCAACCAATTCAATGATTCTTTTCCCTATTG GGTTGGAATCATTGGACATTTCTTTAAACAGACTCTCAG